The Enterobacter asburiae genomic sequence TGAACATCTTCTGCTGGTCACGGGCGAACATCAGGGAAAGGTGGGAATGGACTATTTCCGTCAGCACCTTCCCGCCATTCGTCGTCAGTTTGCGTCGCTGCAGATGGAAGTGCAGCCCCTGGCGCAGGAGGAGTATGCGGAGCTCAAAACCATCGGGCTAGACGGGGTCATGGTCTATCAGGAAACCTACCACGAGGCGACGTACGCCCGGCACCACCTGAAGGGCAAGAAACAGGATTTCTTTTTCCGGCTGGAAACGCCGGACAGGCTGGGTCGCGCGGGCATCGACAAAATCGGTCTGGGCGCGCTGATCGGGCTCTCTGACAGCTGGCGGGTGGATTGTTACATGGTAGCGGAACATTTGCTGTGGCTTCAGCAGCACTACTGGCAGAGCCGTTATTCCATCTCCTTCCCGCGCCTGAGACCTTGCGCGGGAGGGATTGAACCGGCTTCGCTGATGGATGAACGCCAGCTGGTGCAGACCATCTGTGCGTTTCGCCTGCTCGCCCCGGAAGTGGAATTATCGCTCTCAACGCGTGAATCCCCGGCGTTTCGCGATCGCGTTATCCCGCTTGCGATTAACAACGTCAGCGCGTTTTCCAAAACGCAGCCTGGCGGCTACGCCGACGATCGTCCGGAGCTGGAGCAGTTTGTGCCTCATGACGGACGACGTCCGGAAGCGGTCGCCGCAGCCCTGACGGCCCAGGGTCTCCAGCCTGTCTGGAAAGACTGGGACAGCTGGCTGGGAAGAGCCTCGCAATGACGCTGAAACGCACTGCAACACCATAAAAAATTGTCGAGCCGCTACGAAAAGGCAAAACCGGGTGGTTGTCAGCGATCGTCCGGTTTTTTATTGTCACACGGTCAGCAACGGATGCTGACCAGGGCGAAAAGCTTCTTCCTCGTTTCGCCCTGCCTCTGGTTCATTGCACAAACGGCTCCTGGCAAGTTGAATAAGTATTTTCTTAATGGTTCTTAAGATAAATCATCCCGCCAGAAATCGTGTGCCGTATAATTCACCGCTAACCGCAGGACAGCGACTATGCTGAGAGGATATCGGCAGACGAAAAGTATTCACCATCAGGAACGATGTACAGCTCATGGCACTTCACAGCAAAAAGCTCTCTTTTACCCGGCCAATCATGCTCAGCTTCGCGGGGATCCTCTGCAGTTTTGCGGTGATCGCGATCGCGGTGACGCTTTCGCAACGAAAAGATTTTCTTGAGGATTATCACCAGATCAACAGCAATTTCACGCACAACCTGGCGGTGAACTACACCGAGTCTATCCTGCGTGAAAACGACTATATCCTGGGCCGTTCCGCGATGTACTTTGCCCGCGACGACAGGCTAAACGAGACGCTCAACGTTAACCCGACGCAGGGGCTGCAGATGATGATGCATTTGCAAAACCTGATGCCGACCGTATCCTCCATCTCGCTGGCGGACACGCAGGGGCATTATCTCCGCGCGCCGGAAGTGCTACCCACGGAGAAGAGTAAAACCTTCGATCCCCGGAAGCGGCCGTGGTTTATCGCGCAGGCCGAAGCCAGTATCTTCAGCCACTATACTCGCCCGTACATGGACTACTTCACCGGCCATCCGACGGTCACACTTTATAAACCCTTAATTTCACCCGAAGGCAGACTGAAGGGAACGATCGCGTTTCATCTCGACTTGACGTCAATGGGCTTTACACTGCGTCAGATGGTGGCGCCCGTTCAGGGAGAATTCTTCGTCGTTGAACGCGACGGCGCCGTTGTGCTTCACCCGGATACAGGCGCGCTCTTCAAACAGTACGTGAGCGAAGCGCTGATGGACAAAATGACCAGCGGCGAAGGCCACCTTTACGACAAAAAAAGCAACGCCTGGTATTACTACTACTCATTTACCAATCCGGACTGGTTTGTCATCTACCGGGTCTCTGGCGAGACGCTCACCGATATCACCCGCCACGAAACAACGATTGTTGGCTGGGGGTTTGCGCTGGCGGCCATTATCATCATCCTCTTCGGCTTATACCTTCGCCACGCCTCGCGTACCGTGCTGATGCACATTATCAATGCCATCAAAACCGGCGACGTCAGCGAGGCGCCACGCTTGGAAGCGATGCTGAGCCATACTATCCAGTCCAACAAAGAGCGTGAGATGGCCTATGTGCGCCAGGCCACTCACGATGCGCTGACGGGCTGTAAAAACCGCCGCGCGTTCGATAGCGATATCGCGGAGCTGCTGAATGCCCAGCAGCCCTTCGCGATGGCGCTGGTGGACATTGATAACTTCAAGTCGATTAACGACACGCTGGGCCACCTGACCGGTGATATCGTTCTGCGCAACGTGGCCCGCGAAGGGATCCAGATCATGCAGCCACATCACGTCTCGCTTTACCGGTACGGTGGAGAAGAGTTTGCGGTAATTTTCCAGGCTGAGCAGATGACGTCTGCGCTCTCATTGCTGGAAGCCTGGCGTACCGCAGTTGAAAAACGCGTCTGGCGAGAAGAAAACCTGCGGGTTACGTTCAGCGGCGGTCTTGGGGAGTGGCATTTTGAACCGCTGGAGCAATTTGTCGGAAGCGTTGATAACGCCCTCTACAGCGCCAAACAGCAGGGCAAAAACCGCATTAACCGAACGTCCATCAGCTAATCCTCCCTCTTTCACCCTGCCCGTTTCCACGGGCCGGGTACCCAACAATGCAAAATTGTAACCGGTTTCAGAAAATCACCGGTTTCTTTGTGATGCCTGACACACAATCGCGGTAAACCGGTTGTTGAAGCGCTCTGCACGGGATAATTATCAATAAACACATGTAGATCGAGGCTGATTATGAAGAACATCGTTTTATGCTGTGCAGCGGGAATGTCAACCAGCATGCTGGTTCAACGTATGAAAGACGCCGCGCAGAAAAAAGGGGTTGAAGTCACCATTAAAGCCGTTCCGGTTGCGGAGTTTAAAGACAACATCGCGACGGCCGACATCGTATTGCTGGGGCCACAGGTTAAATACGAGCAGGCGAAACTTCAGGCACAGGCCGAGCCGCTGGGTAAAAAGGTCGCGGTGATCGACATGATGGATTACGGCATGATGAAAGGCGATGCCGTACTGGAAAAAGCGCTCAAACTTCTGGAGTCATAATGGAAGACTTAGAAACCACGATAATGGAACTGCTGGTCAACGCAGGCGCGGCGCGCAGTGCGGCCCTGACGGCGTTACAGATGGCGCGTAAAGGTGAGTTTGACGAAGCAGAAAAAGCGATGGAAGAGTCGCGCGAATATGTGAAGCATGCGCACACGATCCAGACTCAGCTTATCGGTTTTGACGAAGGGACCGGGAAGCTTCCGGTTAACCTGATCACCGTCCACTCTCAGGATCACCTGATGAACGCGATGGTCATTCAGGATCTGGCGGGCGATATGATTGAGCTTTATCGTCGGATCCCGTTGGTAAACTGATAACCTACAGATGTAAAAAAACCCGCCGAGGCGGGTTTTTTATGGTCGGGTGGCGCTGCGCTTACCCGACCTACGAGGCACATGCCCGGTAATATTCATCACCGGGCATCAACGATTACTCGTTGTCGGAACCGCCCAGACCTGCGTTCAGCAGTTCTGCCAGGCTCGCGGATGCATCTTCAGCAGTCACCTGCGGTGCAGCTGGCAGTTCGCCCGCAGCACGACGACGCATACGATCCTGATGGTACGCATAACCGGTACCAGCTGGGATCAGACGACCCACGATGACGTTCTCTTTCAGACCGCGCAGTTCATCACGCTTACCAGCAACAGCGGCTTCGGTCAGGACACGAGTCGTTTCCTGGAACGATGCTGCAGAGATGAAGGACTCGGTTGCCAGAGACGCTTTGGTGATACCCAGCAGATCGCGCGAGAAGGTCGCACCGATTTTGCCGTTCGCTTCCAGATCGCGGTTAGCAATCTTGACGCGTGAGTATTCAACCTGCTCGCCTTCCAGGAACTCGGAGCTGCCTGCGTTTTCGATGGTTGCTTTACGCAGCATCTGACGAACGATAACTTCGATGTGCTTATCGTTAATCTTAACGCCCTGCAGACGGTAAACGTCCTGCACTTCGTTGGTGATGTAACGCGTTACCGCGTGTACGCCACGAAGACGCAGAATGTCGTGCGGTGCTTCTGGACCATCGGAAACCACGTCACCGCGTTCTACACGTTCACCTTCGAACACGTTGAGCTGACGCCACTTAGGAATCATCTCTTCGTACGGTTCGCTGCCATCTACTGGAGTGATAACCAGACGGCGTTTCCCTTTGGTCTCTTTACCGAAGGAGATGATACCGCTGATTTCAGCCAGGATTGCAGGCTCTTTCGGACGACGTGCTTCGAACAGGTCCGCAACGCGTGGCAGACCACCGGTGATGTCCTTGGTACCGCTGGATTCCTGTGGAATACGCGCCAGAGCATCACCCGCACCGATCTGAATGCCATCTTCCAGCTGAACGATCGCTTTACCCGGCAGGAAGTACTGCGCAGGCATGTCGGTACCCGGGATCAGAACGTCGTTACCCTGAGCATCAACGATTTTCAGTGCAGGACGCAGATCTTTACCACCGGTAGTACGTTCAGCAGAATCCAGAACCACCAGAGAAGACAGACCGGTCAGCTCGTCAGTCTGACGAGTAATGGTCTGGCCGTCGATCATGTCAGTGAAGCGGATGAAACCACTTACTTCGGTGATAACCGGCATGGTGTGTGGATCCCAGTTTGCAACGGTTTCACCGCCGGCAACCTGCTCGCCATCACCTTTCGCCATAACCGCACCGTAAGGCACTTTATAGCTCTCTTTGGTACGACCGAATTCGTCGATCAGCTTCAGCTCGGTGTTACGAGAGGTCACAACCAGCTTGCCAGCGGAGTTAACAACAGACTTCGCGTTGCTGAGCTTGATGCTACCTTTGTTTTTCACCTGGATGCTGGATTCAGCAGCCGCACGAGATGCCGCACCACCGATGTGGAACGTACGCATCGTCAGCTGTGTACCCGGCTCACCGATGGACTGTGCCGCGATAACGCCGATTGCTTCACCTTTGTTGATGATGTGGCCACGCGCCAGGTCACGACCGTAGCAGTGCGCACATACACCAAAGTCGGTGTCACAAGATACAACGGAACGTACTTTCACGGAGTCAACAGAGTTCGCTTCCAGCAGGTCACACCAGTGCTCGTGCAGCAGCGTGTTGCGTGGAACCAGAATGTCTGCAGTACCCGGCTTCAGAATGTCTTCCGCAGTTACACGACCCAGAACGCGATCGCGCAGTGGCTCTTTAACATCACCACCCTCGATAACCGGGGTCATGGTGATACCTTCGAGGGTGCCACAATCGTCTTCGGTCACAACCAGATCCTGCGCAACGTCAACCAGACGACGCGTCAGATAACCGGAGTTCGCAGTTTTCAGTGCGGTATCCGCCAGACCTTTACGAGCACCGTGCGTGGAGATGAAGTACTGGAGTACGTTCAGACCTTCACGGAAGTTCGCGGTGATTGGCGTTTCGATGATGGAGCCATCTGGCTTCGCCATCAGACCACGCATACCTGCCAGCTGACGAATCTGTGCTGCGGAACCACGCGCACCGGAGTCGGCCATCATGTAGATGCTGTTGAAGGAAACCTGCTGCTCTTCTACGCCGTCACGGTTAATCACGGTTTCGGTCTGCAGGTTATCCATCATCGCTTTGGATACACGATCGTTCGCCGCTGCCCAGATATCGATAACTTTGTTATAGCGTTCGCCCGCGGTAACCAGACCAGACTGGAACTGCTCCTGGATCTCAGCAACTTCGGCTTCCGCTTCAGAGATGATCTCGTGTTTCTTCTCTGGGATGACCATGTCATCAATACCAACAGATGCACCTGAACGCGCTGCATAAGCAAAGCCGGTATACATTGTCTGGTCAGCGAAGATAACGGTCGGCTTCAGACCCAGAATGCGGTAACAGGTGTTCAGCATTTTGGAGATCGCTTTCTTGCCCAGCGCCTGGTTGACGATGGAGAAAGGCAGACCTTTCGGTACGATCATCCACAGAATGGCACGGCCAACGGTCGTGTCTTTCAGGCTGGTTTTCGCAACGAATTCGCCGTTTTCATCTTTTTCGTATTCGGTGATACGCACTTTAACGCGCGCATGCAGAGAGGCCAGGCCAGCGCGATAAATACGCTCAGCTTCTTTCGGGCCAGTCAGCACCATGCCTTCGCCTTTGGCGTTAACACAGTCACGGGTCATGTAGTACAGACCCAATACAACGTCCTGAGAAGGAACGATGATAGGTTCACCGTTCGCTGGGGACAGGATGTTGTTGGTAGACATCATCAGCGCACGCGCTTCGAGCTGGGCTTCCAGCGTCAGCGGTACGTGAACAGCCATCTGGTCACCATCGAAGTCGGCGTTATATGCCGCACAAACCAGCGGGTGCAGCTGGATAGCTTTACCTTCGATCAGGACTGGCTCAAATGCCTGGATACCCAAACGGTGCAGGGTTGGTGCACGGTTCAGCAGTACCGGGTGTTCGCGGATAACTTCGTCCAGGATATCCCAAACGACAGCTTCTTCACGCTCAACCATTTTCTTAGCGGCTTTGATGGTGGTGGCCAGGCCACGCAGTTCCAGTTTGCCGTAGATGAACGGTTTGAACAGCTCCAGTGCCATTTTCTTCGGCAGACCGCACTGATGCAGACGCAGGTATGGACCTACGGTGATTACAGAACGACCGGAGTAGTCAACACGCTTACCGAGCAGGTTCTGACGGAAACGACCCTGTTTACCTTTGATCATGTCGGCCAAAGATTTCAGAGGACGTTTGTTAGAACCGGTGATCGCACGACCGCGACGACCGTTATCCAGCAGGGCATCTACCGCTTCCTGCAGCATACGTTTTTCGTTGCGTACGATGATGTCCGGCGCAGCCAGATCCAGCAGACGTTTCAGACGGTTGTTACGGTTAATAACGCGACGATACAGATCGTTCAGATCGGACGTTGCGAAACGACCACCATCCAGCGGAACCAGTGGACGCAGATCTGGCGGCAGAACCGGCAGAACGGTCAGGATCATCCACTCTGGTTTGTTACCAGACTGAACGAACGCTTCCAGCAGTTTGATACGCTTGGTCAGCTTTTTACGTTTGGTTTCGGAGTTGGTTTCGTTCAGCTCTTCACGCAGCTGCTCGCACTCTTGCTCCAGATCCATGCTCTTCAGCAGGGCCTGAATAGCTTCCGCACCCATCTTCGCGTCGAATTCGTCACCGAACTCTTCCAGCGCGTCCAGATACTGCTCTTCAGTCAGGATCTGATGACGTTCCAGGTTCGTCATCCCGCCTTCGATAACCACATAAGATTCGAAGTACAGAACGCGTTCGATATCGCGCAGCGGCATATCCAGCAGCAGACCGATACGGGACGGCAGAGATTTCAGGAACCAGATGTGAGCGGTCGGAGACGCCAGCTCGATGTGGCCCATGCGCTCACGGCGCACTTTGGTCTGGGTCACTTCAACGCCGCACTTCTCACAGATCACACCACGGTGTTTCAGGCGCTTGTACTTACCGCACAGGCACTCGTAATCTTTTACTGGCCCGAAAATACGCGCACAGAAAAGGCCGTCACGCTCAGGTTTGAACGTACGGTAGTTGATGGTTTCCGGCTTTTTAACTTCACCGAATGACCATGAACGGATCATGTCTGGCGAAGCCAGAGCAATTTTGATCGCATCAAACTCTTCGGTTTTAGTCTGCGCTTTCAGAAACTTTAATAAATCTTTCACGGATTTGCTCCCGTCGGAGTTAGCACAATCTGGTGCCGGGGATTAACCCGGCACCAGTGACCTGTTTGAGCGAGAATTACTCGTCTTCCAGTTCGATGTTGATACCCAGCGAACGAATCTCTTTCAACAGTACGTTGAAGGATTCTGGCATGCCCGGCTCCATCTGATGGTTGCCGTCCACGATGTTTTTATACATCTTGGTACGACCGTTCACGTCATCAGACTTAACGGTGAGCATTTCCTGCAGGGTGTATGCCGCGCCGTATGCTTCCAGCGCCCACACTTCCATCTCCCCGAAGCGCTGACCACCGAACTGTGCCTTACCACCCAGCGGCTGCTGAGTAACCAGGCTGTAAGAGCCGGTAGAACGAGCGTGCATCTTGTCGTCGACCAGGTGGTTCAGTTTCAGCATGTACATGTAACCTACGGTTACCGGACGCTCGAACTGTTCACCGGTACGGCCGTCAAACAGCGTAATCTGACCAGACGTTGGCAGACCACCCAGTTGCAGCAGCTCTTTAATTTCAGCTTCTTTCGCACCATCGAAGACTGGCGTTGCGATTGGCATACCTTTTTTCAGGTTCTCAGCCAGGCGCAGCACTTCTTCATCACTGAAGGTATTCAGGTCGACTTTCTGACGAACGTCGGTACCCAGATCGTAGGCACGCTGGATGAATTCGCGCAGTTTCGCGACTTCTTCCTGCTGCTTCAGCATGGCGTTGATCTTGTCGCCGATACCTTTCGCAGCCATACCCAGGTGGGTTTCCAGGATCTGACCGATGTTCATACGAGACGGTACGCCCAGCGGGTTCAGTACGATATCTACCGGCGTACCGTTAGCATCGTGCGGCATATCTTCGATCGGGTTGATCTTAGAGATAACACCCTTGTTACCGTGACGACCTGCCATCTTATCACCAGGCTGGATCTGACGTTTAACGGCCAGATACACCTTAACAATCTTCAGCACGCCTGGTGCCAGATCGTCGCCCTGAGTGATTTTACGGCGTTTCGCTTCGAGTTTTTTCTCGAACTCGTGTTTCAGTTCGTCATACTGCTCAGCCAGCTGTTCCAGCTGATTTTGTTTCTCTTCGTCGGTCAGGCCCAGTTCCAGCCAGCGATCGCGTGGCAGTTTGTCGAGCTTCTCAGCTTCAACGCCACCGGCAACCAGCACCGCATAGATACGGCTGAACAGACCCGCTTCGAGGATCTGCAGTTCTTCAGACAGGTCTTTCTTAGCCTGTTTGAGCTGCATCTCTTCGATTTCCAGCGCACGCTTATCTTTTTCAACGCCGTCACGGGTGAAGACCTGAACGTCGATAACCGTACCGGAAACACCGTTTGGTACGCGCAGAGAAGAGTCTTTAACGTCAGACGCTTTCTCACCGAAGATTGCACGCAGCAGTTTCTCTTCTGGCGTCAGCTGGGTTTCACCTTTCGGCGTAACCTTACCAACCAGAATGTCGCCGCCGGTCACTTCCGCACCGATGTAAACGATACCGGATTCATCCAGTTTGGAGAGCGCAGCTTCACCCACGTTAGGGATGTCAGCGGTGATCTCTTCTGGCCCCAGCTTGGTGTCACGGGACACACATGCCAGTTCCTGAATGTGGATGGTGGTGAAACGATCTTCCTGAACCACACGCTCGGAGACGAGGATGGAGTCTTCGAAGTTGTAACCGTTCCACGGCATGAACGCTACGCGCATGTTCTGACCGAGCGCCAGTTCACCGAGGTCGGTGGACGGACCGTCTGCCAGCACGTCGCCGCGCTCAACTGGCTCACCCAGAGATACGCAAGGCATCTGGTTGATACAGGTGTTCTGGTTAGAACGGGTGTATTTGGTCAGGTTATAAATGTCGATACCTGCTTCGCCCGGATACATCTCGTCTTCGTTAACTTTGATAACGATACGGGATGCGTCGACGTACTGAACAGTACCGCCACGTTTAGCAACCGCAGTAACACCGGAGTCAACGGCAACAGCACGTTCCATACCGGTACCAACCAGCGGCTTATCAGCGCGCAGAGTTGGAACGGCCTGACGTTGCATGTTCGCACCCATCAATGCACGGTTGGCGTCATCGTGTTCAAGGAACGGGATCAGGGACGCACCGACGGATACCACCTGCTGGGTGGATACGTCCATGTAGTCAACCTGGTCGCGGCTGAACAAGCTGGATTCGCCTTTGCTACGGCAGGTTACCAGATCTTCTACAAAGTGGCCTTCGTCATCCAGGTTGGAGTTCGCCTGAGCGATAACGTAGTTGCCTTCTTCGATAGCAGACAGGTAGTGAATTTCGTCGGTTACAACACCGTCAGTCACTTTACGGTACGGAGTCTCGAGGAAACCGTATTCGTTAGTCTGTGCGTACACGGACAGGGAGTTGATCAGACCGATGTTTGGACCTTCAGGCGTTTCGATTGGACATACGCGACCGTAGTGCGTCGGGTGTACGTCTCGAACTTCAAAGCCTGCGCGTTCACGGGTCAGACCGCCTGGGCCGAGTGCAGAGATACGACGTTTGTGCGTAATCTCAGACAGCGGGTTGTTCTGGTCCATGAACTGAGACAGCTGGCTTGAACCGAAGAACTCTTTCACTGCTGCAGAAATCGGCTTGGCGTTGATCATATCCTGAGGCATCAGGGTATCCAGATCGCCCAGAGACAGACGCTCTTTCACCGCACGCTCTACACGTACCAGGCCAACGCGGAATTGGTTTTCCGCCATTTCGCCTACGGAACGGATACGACGGTTGCCGAGGTGGTCGATATCGTCCACTTCGCCTTTACCGTTACGGATATCGATGAGCTTCTTCATCACTTCGATGATGTCGTCTTTGCTCAGGATACCGGAACCTTCGATTTCGTCGCGCAGCAGAGAACGGTTGAACTTCATACGACCAACCGCGGACAGATCGTAGCGGTCTTCGGAGAAGAACAGGTTCTCGAACAGGCTTTCCGCCGCTTCGCGAGTTGGTGGCTCACCAGGGCGCATCATGCGGTAGATTTCTACCAGCGCGCTCAGACGATCGGTGGTTGGGTCGACGCGAATAGTCTCAGAGATATACGCACCGTGGTCCAGATCGTTGGTGAACAGCGTTTCGATACGTTTGTGGCCAGACTGGCTCAGCTTAGCCAGCAGATCCAGGCTCAGCTCCATGTTCGCTGGGCAGATCAGCTCACCCGTTGATTCATCAACGTAATCTTTCGCGGCTACTTTTCCTGCAATGTACTCAACCGGAACTTCGATGAGTTTGATATCATCTTTTTCCAGCTGGCGAATGTGGCGCGCGGTGATACGGCGACCTTTTTCCACATACACTTTGCCGTCGGCTTCGATGTCGAACGACGCGGTCTCACCACGCAGACGTTCCGGCACCAGCTCCATCTGCAGCTTGTTGTCGCGGATTTCAAAGATCACTTTCTCAAAGAACAGGTCCAGGATCTGTTCAGTGGTGTATTGCAGCGCACGCAGAATGATGGTTGCAGGCAGCTTACGACGACGGTCGATACGGACAAACAGGTTGTCTTTCGGATCGAACTCGAAGTCCAGCCATGAACCACGGTAAGGAATGATGCGTGCGTTATACAGTACTTTACCGGAAGAGTGTGTTTTACCTTTATCGCTGTCGAAGAAGACGCCCGGGCTACGGTGCAGCTGGGAAACGATAACACGCTCAGTACCGTTGATAACGAAAGTACCGTTGTCTGTCATGAGTGGAATTTCACCCATGTAGACTTCTTGTTCTTTAATGTCTTTTACGGTGCCTTCCGGCGCTTCGCGCTCGTAGATCACCAGACGCAGTTTTACGCGCAGCGGTGCGGAATAGGTCACGCCACGGATCTGACATTCCTGAACGTCAAACACCGGTTCGCCAAGGCGGTAGCTGACGTACTGCAGCTCGGAGTTACCGCTGTAGCTCTGAATCGGGAACACGGAGCGGAAGGCTGCTTCCAGACCGTACTGCCCTTCAGGATCTTGCTCGATAAACTTCTGGAACGAGTCAAGCTGGATAGAAAGGAGATATGGAATGTCCAGAACTTGTGGACGTTTACCAAAATCCTTACGAATACGTTTTTTCTCGGTATAGGAGTAAACCATAGGGTTCCTCAGCTCGCTGACAAGTCGACCCATCTGTCCGACGAAGGGACAGTTTGTGCAACACCATTTTGTGGACCGGAAAATTGAATACTTTCCGCAATACCTGTTGCTATCACGCTTAAATCATTTCGTCGCGATTTACACAGAGCGAGCACCCTGTCGCAATATATTAAGTCGTCGATAGAAACATGCATTGTCAGGACAATCAGCAGTCAAACAGTGTGAAATGCTACTGATGCCTTACAGCGCAAAAAGGCTGGTGACTAAAAAGTCACCAGCCATCAGCCTAATTACTTAGGCTGCAACCAGAAAAGTTGGCTTATTTAACTTCAACTTCAGCGCCAGCTTCTTCCAGAGATTTTTTCAGTGCTTCTGCGTCGTCTTTGCTCACGCCTTCTTTCAGCGCAGCTGGAGCAGATTCTACCAGGTCTTTAGCTTCTTTCAGACCCAGGCCAGTTGCGCCACGTACTGCTTTGATAACAGCAACTTTGTTAGCGCCAGCAGCTTTCAGAATTACGTCGAATTCAGTTTTTTCTTCAGCAGCTTCAGCCGGGCCCGCAGCTACAGCTACAGCAGCAGCAGCAGAAACACCGAATTTTTCTTCCATTGCAGAAATCAGTTCTACAACGTCCATTACGGACATAGCTGCAACTGCTTCAATGATTTGATCTTTAGTGATAGACATTTAAATTGTTCCTGAAAATCAGAATAAGTTTATACGTAAGCAAATGCTTTATAAAGATAACTGCGATTAAGCAGCTTCTTTTGCATCGCGAACAGCAGCCAGAGTGCGAACCAGTTTGCCAGCCGAAGCTTCTTTCATGGTTGCCATCAGGCGTGCAATTGCTTCTTCGTAGGTCGGCAGGGTTGCCAGGCGATCGATTTGCGATGCCGGGATCAACTCACCTTCAAAGGCTGCAGCTTTGACCTCAAATTTTGCATTCGCTTTCGCGAACTCTTTGAACAGACGAGCAGCAGCGCCCGGGTGTTCCATAGAGTATGCAATCAGGGTCGGACCAACAAACGTGTCTTTCAGGCACTCGAACTGAGTACCTTCAACTACGCGACGCAGCAGGGTGTTACGAACAACACGCATGTATACGCCAGCTTCACGACCTGCTTTACGCAGTTCAGTCATTTTGTCTACAGTAACGCCACGGGAATCCGCAACTACTGCAGACAGCGCGCCTTTGGCTACTTCGCTGACTTCAGCAACAATCGCTTGTTTGTCTTGAAGATTTAAAGCCATTAGCTTTGCTCCTGGATGTTTGCCGGAACTCATGTTCCGGAACTCACTTCACTCTCCCAAACGGAAAGAGCGTCTTAATACGGTGAGCAGAAACAAGCCAGAGTATCCAAAAATAATCTTAGCGTTCTGTCACCGTCTACGCAGGGGATTAAGTCTCTTGCGAAACACCTGCGGTCTTCGACGGAGGCCTGGATTAGGCCAGGCTCCAACGAACAAATCTTTTAGCCGCTAACTTTCGTTAGCAAACGTGGGGGTAAGATTGTAGACAAAATCACCGCCCACGTAAAGGCATTAGTTTGCAGCAGCGCTCAGGCCAGCCTGGTCAACTGCAACACCTGCACCCATGGTGGTGGAGATGCTAACTTTCTTGATGTACACGCCTTTCGCCTGAGTTGGTTTTGCTTTTTTCAGCGCAACCAGCAGAGCTTCCAGGTTTTCTTTCAGTTTGTCAGCGTCAAAGTCCACTTTACCGATGGTGGTGTGGATGATGCCGTTTTTGTCGTTACGATAACGAACCTGACCTGCTTTAGCGTTCTTAACCGCTTCAGCAACGTTAGGAGTTACAGTACCAACTTTCGGGTTTGGCATCAGGCCGCGTGGACCCAGAACCTGGCCCAGCTGGCCAACAACGCGCATTGCATCTGGAGAAGCAATAACAACGTCAAAGTTCATTTCGCCTTTCTTGATCTGATCAGCCAGATCTTCCAT encodes the following:
- the rpoC gene encoding DNA-directed RNA polymerase subunit beta' codes for the protein MKDLLKFLKAQTKTEEFDAIKIALASPDMIRSWSFGEVKKPETINYRTFKPERDGLFCARIFGPVKDYECLCGKYKRLKHRGVICEKCGVEVTQTKVRRERMGHIELASPTAHIWFLKSLPSRIGLLLDMPLRDIERVLYFESYVVIEGGMTNLERHQILTEEQYLDALEEFGDEFDAKMGAEAIQALLKSMDLEQECEQLREELNETNSETKRKKLTKRIKLLEAFVQSGNKPEWMILTVLPVLPPDLRPLVPLDGGRFATSDLNDLYRRVINRNNRLKRLLDLAAPDIIVRNEKRMLQEAVDALLDNGRRGRAITGSNKRPLKSLADMIKGKQGRFRQNLLGKRVDYSGRSVITVGPYLRLHQCGLPKKMALELFKPFIYGKLELRGLATTIKAAKKMVEREEAVVWDILDEVIREHPVLLNRAPTLHRLGIQAFEPVLIEGKAIQLHPLVCAAYNADFDGDQMAVHVPLTLEAQLEARALMMSTNNILSPANGEPIIVPSQDVVLGLYYMTRDCVNAKGEGMVLTGPKEAERIYRAGLASLHARVKVRITEYEKDENGEFVAKTSLKDTTVGRAILWMIVPKGLPFSIVNQALGKKAISKMLNTCYRILGLKPTVIFADQTMYTGFAYAARSGASVGIDDMVIPEKKHEIISEAEAEVAEIQEQFQSGLVTAGERYNKVIDIWAAANDRVSKAMMDNLQTETVINRDGVEEQQVSFNSIYMMADSGARGSAAQIRQLAGMRGLMAKPDGSIIETPITANFREGLNVLQYFISTHGARKGLADTALKTANSGYLTRRLVDVAQDLVVTEDDCGTLEGITMTPVIEGGDVKEPLRDRVLGRVTAEDILKPGTADILVPRNTLLHEHWCDLLEANSVDSVKVRSVVSCDTDFGVCAHCYGRDLARGHIINKGEAIGVIAAQSIGEPGTQLTMRTFHIGGAASRAAAESSIQVKNKGSIKLSNAKSVVNSAGKLVVTSRNTELKLIDEFGRTKESYKVPYGAVMAKGDGEQVAGGETVANWDPHTMPVITEVSGFIRFTDMIDGQTITRQTDELTGLSSLVVLDSAERTTGGKDLRPALKIVDAQGNDVLIPGTDMPAQYFLPGKAIVQLEDGIQIGAGDALARIPQESSGTKDITGGLPRVADLFEARRPKEPAILAEISGIISFGKETKGKRRLVITPVDGSEPYEEMIPKWRQLNVFEGERVERGDVVSDGPEAPHDILRLRGVHAVTRYITNEVQDVYRLQGVKINDKHIEVIVRQMLRKATIENAGSSEFLEGEQVEYSRVKIANRDLEANGKIGATFSRDLLGITKASLATESFISAASFQETTRVLTEAAVAGKRDELRGLKENVIVGRLIPAGTGYAYHQDRMRRRAAGELPAAPQVTAEDASASLAELLNAGLGGSDNE